The following proteins are encoded in a genomic region of Candidatus Kaelpia aquatica:
- the lpxD gene encoding UDP-3-O-(3-hydroxymyristoyl)glucosamine N-acyltransferase: MDLGYDENGFRPRLDLTLARIAKLIGGEVVGDDSVVIKGLSGIKEAQEGDITFVANPKYISLINTTKASAVITSLQAVEDTDKPIIKTENPSLAFAKLVSSFAPDEGSMEPGVHPTAIIGKDVKLGKDVSIWPYVVVSDGASIGDNTVLQAGVYIGIRSKIGSSCVIHSHVAIRERVTIGNNVIIHSGTVIGSDGFGYATVKDVHYKIPQIGTVFIEDDVEIGANVTIDRARFGKTHIKRGTKIDNLVQIAHNVEIGENSIIVAQSGISGSTNIGKGVILAGQSGVVGHISIGDNARVAAQAGVTKSVPEGEVVSGYPARPHSTAKRINACVQRLPEFYKYIKCLQKKIEDLEAELEKLRAKAS, translated from the coding sequence ATGGATTTAGGTTATGATGAGAATGGTTTTCGTCCTCGTCTGGATTTAACACTGGCACGCATAGCTAAGCTTATAGGCGGTGAAGTTGTAGGCGATGATAGCGTTGTTATTAAGGGTCTATCTGGAATCAAGGAGGCTCAAGAAGGCGACATTACGTTTGTAGCCAACCCTAAATACATTTCGCTTATAAATACAACTAAAGCGTCTGCCGTTATTACTTCGCTGCAAGCTGTTGAAGATACGGATAAGCCTATAATAAAGACGGAAAATCCCTCCCTTGCTTTTGCCAAGTTGGTTTCTAGTTTTGCTCCTGATGAAGGCAGTATGGAGCCAGGAGTTCATCCTACTGCAATAATCGGTAAAGATGTAAAGCTGGGTAAAGACGTCTCTATCTGGCCTTATGTAGTGGTATCAGACGGTGCTTCTATCGGAGATAATACTGTTTTACAAGCAGGTGTGTATATAGGGATCCGCAGTAAGATAGGGTCAAGCTGTGTGATACATTCTCATGTTGCTATAAGAGAGCGAGTGACCATAGGCAATAATGTTATAATACACTCTGGTACAGTAATAGGCAGTGACGGCTTTGGTTATGCTACAGTCAAAGATGTCCATTATAAAATTCCGCAAATAGGCACTGTATTTATAGAGGATGATGTTGAGATAGGAGCAAATGTTACTATTGATAGAGCTCGTTTTGGAAAAACTCATATAAAAAGGGGAACAAAGATTGATAACCTTGTTCAGATTGCCCACAATGTTGAGATAGGCGAAAATTCTATCATCGTGGCTCAGTCTGGAATATCTGGCAGTACTAATATAGGTAAAGGTGTTATATTGGCGGGGCAGTCTGGAGTTGTTGGCCATATCAGTATAGGTGATAATGCGCGCGTGGCAGCTCAGGCTGGAGTTACAAAATCAGTTCCAGAAGGCGAAGTAGTGTCGGGTTATCCTGCTAGGCCTCATAGCACAGCAAAGAGAATCAATGCTTGTGTGCAGAGGTTGCCAGAGTTCTATAAGTATATCAAGTGTCTTCAGAAAAAGATCGAGGATTTAGAAGCTGAACTAGAGAAACTACGGGCAAAGGCGTCTTAA
- the bamA gene encoding outer membrane protein assembly factor BamA produces MTKLIPSFLSFLFLISTSWAQDMPKILDLQIAGNKNVSESAIVAKIKVRPDQIFSQQMIDEDIKRLYATGFFTDVAVDAKEETDGIVIIFYVKESPYVDGVIFKGNRVLRDDKLEKLVKTAKGQFFDKWQLKTDMEEIKLKYQERGFAKVAIDYDLEIDPSNDKTTVVINIDEGERVKIRKIELAGVKAFKKKRVLKLLKTRTKTWFRSGAYKEEVFKEDLSRIEDFYKRDGYLDVEISDDSSFDKKRRMILTINVDEGKQYQVGDVSLEGNKVFPLSEIKSALKLDRDSVFSYDSLKFDTQGLQDFYFDKGYIRAQIETVPVINSETGLVDIKYSVVENEIHYLDRIDIKGNVKTKDVVIRRELRMYPGEKFDGSKIKRSRQRLENLGYFEEIDFDILPADEENKEDLLVRVKESKTGEFSFGAGYSSVDEFIGFVELSQRNFDISNFPTFIGGGQRISLRTEMGTTRNDYELSFTEPWMLGYPYLFGFDIYQHSRDRENDVGYDWDEERQGLSFRLGKEISEHNSLFLRMRFDKVDISNVATDVSSALTAEAGEKSIYAIKLTFARDRRDNIFDPAEGYYFSSSLENAGGFMSGDVDFLRQSNQLSYFYLIREKWVLNFRLNSGIIDTYGDTSSVPLYERLFAGGAYSIRGYDERSVGPKDTVKTSDPVGGEALLIGNVELTVPIYENIKGAFFYDIGNVWEKKDDFASGGYKSSVGCGLRLNTPIGPIKLDYGFPLDSDENDSDGGKVHFSMGHKF; encoded by the coding sequence GTGACAAAACTTATTCCATCTTTTTTATCGTTTTTATTTTTAATTTCTACATCTTGGGCTCAGGATATGCCCAAGATCTTAGATCTTCAGATTGCTGGAAACAAAAACGTTAGTGAATCTGCTATAGTGGCTAAAATCAAAGTTAGACCTGATCAGATTTTCTCTCAGCAGATGATAGATGAAGATATAAAACGGCTTTATGCCACAGGGTTTTTTACCGATGTTGCTGTCGATGCTAAAGAGGAGACCGATGGTATTGTTATTATATTTTATGTGAAAGAATCACCGTATGTTGACGGGGTTATTTTTAAGGGTAATCGTGTTTTAAGGGATGATAAGCTGGAGAAATTGGTTAAAACTGCAAAGGGGCAGTTTTTTGACAAATGGCAATTGAAGACAGATATGGAGGAGATTAAACTAAAGTATCAAGAGAGAGGTTTTGCAAAAGTAGCTATAGATTATGATTTAGAGATTGATCCGAGCAATGATAAGACTACAGTGGTAATTAATATCGATGAAGGGGAAAGAGTAAAAATAAGAAAGATTGAATTGGCTGGAGTGAAGGCTTTCAAAAAGAAGAGAGTTCTTAAGCTCCTAAAGACAAGAACAAAAACCTGGTTTAGATCAGGTGCTTATAAGGAAGAGGTTTTCAAGGAAGATTTATCTAGAATAGAGGATTTTTATAAAAGAGACGGATATCTTGATGTAGAGATAAGCGATGATTCGAGTTTTGACAAAAAAAGAAGGATGATTTTGACCATAAATGTTGATGAAGGAAAACAGTATCAAGTTGGAGATGTATCCTTAGAGGGCAATAAGGTCTTTCCTTTAAGCGAGATTAAAAGTGCTCTAAAGCTCGATAGAGATAGCGTGTTTAGTTATGATTCTTTGAAGTTTGACACTCAGGGATTGCAGGATTTTTATTTTGATAAAGGCTATATAAGGGCTCAGATTGAAACAGTTCCAGTTATTAACTCAGAGACCGGGCTTGTAGATATAAAATATTCTGTAGTAGAGAACGAGATACATTATTTAGATAGAATAGATATAAAGGGTAATGTTAAGACTAAAGATGTTGTGATACGGAGAGAGTTAAGGATGTATCCGGGTGAAAAATTTGATGGCAGCAAGATAAAAAGATCTAGGCAGAGGCTTGAAAATTTGGGTTATTTTGAAGAGATAGATTTTGACATTTTACCAGCCGATGAAGAGAATAAAGAAGATTTATTGGTGCGCGTAAAAGAGTCTAAGACTGGCGAGTTTAGCTTTGGTGCTGGATATAGCTCCGTTGATGAGTTTATAGGTTTTGTCGAATTGAGTCAGAGAAATTTTGACATATCTAATTTTCCAACATTTATTGGGGGAGGCCAGAGGATTTCATTACGCACTGAAATGGGTACAACCAGAAATGACTATGAGTTAAGCTTTACAGAGCCTTGGATGCTTGGCTATCCCTATCTCTTTGGTTTCGATATCTACCAGCATTCAAGAGATCGGGAAAACGATGTCGGTTATGATTGGGATGAAGAGCGGCAGGGTCTATCTTTTAGATTAGGCAAAGAGATATCAGAGCATAATAGCCTCTTCTTAAGAATGCGATTTGATAAGGTTGATATATCTAATGTTGCTACAGATGTTTCAAGCGCTCTTACGGCTGAAGCAGGAGAGAAGAGTATCTATGCAATCAAGCTTACTTTTGCTAGAGATAGAAGGGACAATATTTTTGACCCTGCAGAAGGGTATTACTTTAGCAGCAGCCTTGAGAATGCAGGTGGTTTTATGAGCGGAGATGTAGATTTCTTGCGTCAGTCAAATCAGCTTAGTTATTTTTATTTAATACGTGAAAAATGGGTTTTAAACTTCAGGCTTAACTCTGGTATAATAGATACCTATGGTGATACGTCTTCTGTGCCTCTCTATGAGAGATTATTTGCAGGAGGGGCTTATAGCATCAGAGGGTATGATGAGAGAAGCGTAGGGCCTAAGGATACGGTGAAGACAAGTGATCCTGTTGGAGGCGAAGCACTTTTGATAGGCAACGTTGAGCTCACTGTTCCTATTTATGAAAATATAAAAGGTGCTTTCTTTTACGATATTGGTAATGTCTGGGAGAAGAAGGATGATTTTGCCTCGGGTGGGTATAAATCTTCAGTTGGTTGCGGTCTAAGATTGAACACCCCCATTGGGCCTATAAAATTGGATTATGGTTTTCCTTTGGATTCGGATGAAAATGATTCTGATGGCGGAAAAGTCCATTTTAGCATGGGACATAAATTTTAA
- a CDS encoding OmpH family outer membrane protein, which yields MKRMFFALLIVAVLISGFAEAADKFACVDLEQVFNEYQKTKDEEAKLTKIGEEKQKDIDSKLKEVDRLKEKMDLLSDKEKEKVKVELDQKMEELRQFDRQVRTDLMRQRNEIIEGILQEINEVVEDYSKSKKYTIMFNSRALLYKNNDLDVTKELIEYLNKQYK from the coding sequence ATGAAGAGAATGTTTTTTGCACTGCTAATAGTAGCTGTTCTTATCTCTGGTTTTGCTGAAGCTGCTGATAAGTTTGCTTGTGTAGACTTAGAGCAGGTTTTCAATGAGTATCAAAAAACAAAAGATGAAGAAGCAAAGCTTACAAAGATAGGTGAAGAGAAGCAGAAAGATATAGACTCCAAGTTAAAAGAGGTAGATAGATTAAAAGAGAAGATGGATTTACTTTCAGATAAAGAGAAGGAAAAGGTCAAAGTTGAATTAGATCAGAAGATGGAGGAGTTGAGACAGTTTGACCGTCAGGTAAGAACAGATCTAATGCGTCAGAGAAATGAGATAATAGAAGGAATACTTCAGGAGATAAATGAGGTTGTTGAAGATTACAGTAAGTCAAAAAAATATACTATAATGTTTAACTCCAGAGCCCTTCTTTATAAAAATAATGATTTAGATGTCACTAAAGAACTGATAGAATATTTAAACAAACAATATAAGTAA
- a CDS encoding 50S ribosomal protein L25 — protein sequence MEKLKIEVKKRDGVGKKYVKGIRKAGLIPAVLYKKGQAMPLELKEIDLIHLFREAHSENLVAELHVLSGKDKEVKTAILKEVEHDVIKGSIIHVDFQEISLDEIIKIKVPIEIKGEPVGVKKDGGVLDHLIWEIEIECKAANVPSKIEVKVDDLNIGDAIHVSDLELPQGVKALGDLEQIVAHIVTPKEVVIEEEVEGDVMREPEVISEKKEKSEEAGSEDSKKEERTG from the coding sequence ATGGAAAAATTAAAAATTGAAGTAAAAAAAAGAGATGGGGTAGGTAAAAAGTATGTCAAAGGTATCAGGAAAGCCGGACTTATACCTGCGGTATTGTATAAAAAGGGGCAGGCTATGCCGTTAGAACTAAAAGAGATTGACTTGATACACCTCTTTCGTGAGGCGCATTCTGAAAATCTAGTAGCTGAGCTTCACGTTCTATCCGGTAAAGATAAAGAAGTTAAGACCGCTATACTTAAAGAGGTAGAGCATGATGTTATAAAAGGCAGTATTATACATGTTGATTTTCAGGAGATATCCCTTGATGAGATTATCAAAATAAAAGTCCCTATTGAGATCAAAGGTGAGCCTGTAGGAGTCAAAAAGGATGGAGGAGTATTAGATCATCTTATTTGGGAGATAGAGATAGAGTGTAAGGCGGCTAATGTTCCTTCTAAGATAGAGGTCAAAGTTGATGACTTAAATATAGGCGATGCAATCCATGTCTCTGATTTAGAATTACCTCAAGGAGTTAAGGCTCTAGGAGATTTAGAGCAGATTGTAGCGCATATTGTTACACCTAAAGAAGTGGTTATTGAAGAAGAGGTTGAGGGTGATGTTATGAGAGAGCCTGAGGTAATAAGTGAGAAGAAGGAAAAATCAGAAGAGGCAGGTTCTGAAGATTCTAAAAAAGAAGAGAGAACAGGGTAG
- the lpxC gene encoding UDP-3-O-acyl-N-acetylglucosamine deacetylase: protein MEHQHTISKEVAISGVGLHTNEKVNLKIKPGDADSGIIFRRVDIEGSPPIPAHISYVLELTLSLRRTSIGIDNIEIHTIEHLMASLAACKIDNVLIEIDGAEVPGLDGSALPFIEKIKNAGIVEQDAARKTYQLKEPILVEDGEASLMAFPSNNLNISYLLNYDHPQLRAQYIRHVLDEATFKDEIAPSRTFCLEEEAEKLTKMGLGKGANYNNTLVITDSGVIENQYRIDDEPARHKVLDLIGDLYLIGCKLEANIVGIKSGHPLNIRMVRRIEQQTKRFQQAGIHRGGLEEFELPLGVEEIKQILPHRDPFLFVDSIIEMEDGKRAVGIKKLALDEYFFKGHFPGRPVMPGVLIVEAMAQVSGILMLIQKQHRGKLAFFMGVDKVRFRKPVLPGDQLYLEAEVGRLRTKTGEMHTRALVDGKVVAEASLLFALIEK, encoded by the coding sequence GTGGAGCATCAGCATACTATTTCAAAGGAAGTAGCGATCTCAGGGGTAGGTCTTCATACAAATGAAAAAGTTAATCTTAAAATCAAGCCCGGAGATGCTGATAGCGGAATAATTTTTAGAAGAGTAGATATAGAAGGCTCTCCTCCGATACCTGCTCACATCTCCTATGTTCTAGAGTTGACTTTAAGTCTTAGACGTACATCTATTGGTATTGATAATATAGAGATCCATACAATAGAACACCTCATGGCTTCTTTGGCGGCCTGTAAGATAGACAATGTTTTGATTGAGATAGACGGCGCTGAGGTCCCAGGTTTAGATGGAAGCGCTCTGCCTTTTATTGAAAAGATAAAAAATGCAGGCATAGTTGAACAAGATGCAGCAAGAAAGACTTATCAGCTTAAAGAACCTATCTTAGTTGAAGATGGAGAAGCCTCTCTAATGGCTTTCCCTAGTAATAATTTAAATATTTCTTATCTTTTGAATTATGATCATCCTCAGCTTAGGGCTCAATATATAAGACATGTTTTAGATGAGGCGACATTTAAAGATGAAATTGCTCCTAGTAGAACATTCTGCTTAGAGGAAGAGGCTGAAAAATTAACCAAGATGGGTTTAGGTAAGGGTGCTAATTATAATAATACGCTAGTTATAACTGATTCAGGTGTTATAGAAAATCAATATAGAATAGACGATGAGCCTGCAAGGCATAAAGTTTTAGATTTAATAGGGGATCTTTATCTTATAGGTTGTAAGTTGGAGGCTAATATAGTAGGGATAAAGAGCGGTCATCCTTTGAATATAAGGATGGTTAGAAGAATAGAGCAGCAGACCAAAAGGTTTCAGCAGGCCGGGATACATAGAGGTGGATTAGAAGAGTTTGAGCTGCCCTTAGGAGTGGAAGAGATCAAACAGATACTTCCTCATAGAGATCCTTTTCTTTTTGTAGATAGCATTATAGAGATGGAAGATGGCAAGCGCGCTGTAGGGATTAAAAAATTAGCTTTAGACGAGTATTTCTTTAAAGGTCATTTCCCGGGGCGGCCGGTTATGCCGGGGGTATTAATAGTTGAGGCAATGGCTCAGGTTTCAGGCATATTAATGTTAATCCAGAAGCAGCATAGAGGAAAACTCGCTTTCTTTATGGGTGTTGATAAGGTCAGATTTAGAAAGCCAGTTCTTCCTGGAGACCAATTGTATCTCGAAGCCGAAGTTGGTCGATTAAGGACAAAGACTGGTGAGATGCATACAAGAGCGCTGGTTGACGGCAAGGTCGTAGCCGAAGCATCGCTACTCTTTGCTTTAATTGAAAAATAG
- the dnaB gene encoding replicative DNA helicase, translating into MSPREKSALPEQLPPQNIEAEIAVLGSMLLSQDAIAQSIESLDRSFFYKDSHQKIFQTIVELYDTSSAVDLLTLSDELKNRDMLDDIGGPAYLAAISNSVPSAANIQHYTKIVREKYVLRSLINSSTKIIKKCYDPVDDVDRLLDESEHAIFEIVSNKMEGKICSMKDLIKSSITTIDTLYQRQSSITGVPTGYHDFDSLTAGLQNSDLIIIAGRPSMGKSALACCIAEHAVLEEKIPVAIFSLEMSKEQLVHRILCSHARVNAHQVRRGFLTPEDWPKLTAAAGKLAEAPLFIDDTAGSSVLELRAKARRLKARHDIKLIIVDYMQLMRSSYRSESRQQEISEISRSLKDLARELGVPLIAVSQLSRAAEMRQDKRPQLSDLRESGAIEQDADLVVLLFREEYYNPSEGENKGVADVIIAKQRNGPVDTIKLAFIKEYTRFENLYKMEVNLS; encoded by the coding sequence ATGAGTCCTCGAGAAAAATCAGCTTTGCCTGAGCAGTTGCCGCCTCAAAACATTGAAGCTGAGATAGCTGTCCTAGGCTCAATGTTGTTATCTCAAGATGCTATAGCTCAGTCTATCGAGTCATTGGACAGGTCTTTTTTTTATAAAGATTCTCATCAAAAGATATTCCAAACCATAGTTGAGTTATACGATACTTCATCAGCCGTAGACCTCTTAACCCTTTCCGATGAGCTTAAAAACAGGGATATGTTAGATGATATTGGAGGCCCAGCATATTTGGCTGCAATCTCTAACTCTGTTCCTTCAGCTGCCAATATACAGCATTATACAAAAATAGTCAGAGAGAAGTATGTCTTACGCTCTTTAATTAATAGTTCAACCAAAATAATAAAGAAATGCTATGATCCGGTTGATGATGTAGATAGACTGCTAGATGAGTCAGAGCATGCTATTTTTGAAATAGTCTCTAATAAGATGGAAGGTAAGATCTGCTCCATGAAGGATCTTATAAAGTCCAGCATTACTACAATAGATACTCTCTATCAGCGTCAGAGCAGCATAACAGGGGTGCCGACAGGTTATCACGATTTCGATTCTTTGACAGCTGGTCTCCAGAATTCGGATTTGATTATTATAGCCGGGAGGCCTTCTATGGGTAAGTCTGCACTTGCATGTTGTATTGCAGAGCATGCAGTGCTTGAAGAGAAAATCCCTGTTGCAATATTTAGTTTGGAGATGTCAAAAGAGCAGCTAGTGCATAGGATACTCTGTTCTCATGCCCGCGTTAACGCACATCAAGTCAGACGCGGATTCTTAACTCCTGAAGATTGGCCTAAACTTACAGCTGCTGCAGGTAAGCTTGCAGAGGCTCCTCTTTTTATAGATGATACTGCAGGTTCTAGCGTTTTAGAGCTAAGGGCGAAAGCAAGAAGGTTAAAGGCTCGCCATGATATAAAACTAATAATAGTAGACTATATGCAGCTTATGCGCAGCAGTTATCGCTCTGAGAGTAGACAGCAGGAGATATCTGAGATTTCGCGCAGTCTTAAAGATTTAGCAAGGGAGCTAGGAGTCCCTCTTATTGCTGTGAGTCAGCTTTCGCGTGCAGCTGAAATGAGACAGGATAAGAGGCCGCAGCTTTCTGATTTAAGAGAGTCTGGGGCAATAGAGCAGGATGCTGATTTAGTTGTTCTGCTTTTTAGGGAAGAGTATTACAATCCTTCTGAGGGAGAGAATAAAGGCGTTGCGGATGTCATTATTGCTAAACAGAGAAACGGGCCTGTGGATACTATCAAACTTGCGTTTATTAAAGAATATACCAGGTTTGAAAACCTTTATAAAATGGAGGTCAATTTAAGTTGA
- the lpxA gene encoding acyl-ACP--UDP-N-acetylglucosamine O-acyltransferase: MIHPTVIINSGSKIASDVEIGPYTVIGGDVEIASGTKIASFCTISGYTKIGKNNSIFSNAVLGSIPQDLKYKGEKSYLIIGDGNKIREFTTMNPGTGEGGRTEIGNNNLIMAYAHIAHDCIVGNNVIIANVGTLAGHVEIEDGAILGGLAAIHQFVKVGRLAIIGGGSKVTQDIPPFSMCDGHPAKVRGLNLEGLKRAGYSAEDRMILKKAFKVLFLSKHPLSNAMEIVSKEYKNKEIDSLLNFMAKSKRGICR; this comes from the coding sequence ATGATTCATCCCACCGTAATTATCAATAGCGGATCAAAAATAGCTTCTGATGTTGAGATAGGTCCTTATACCGTTATCGGTGGTGACGTTGAGATAGCGTCAGGTACAAAGATAGCATCTTTTTGCACTATTTCAGGCTATACAAAGATTGGGAAAAATAATAGCATCTTCTCTAATGCTGTCTTAGGAAGCATTCCTCAGGATTTAAAATACAAGGGTGAGAAGAGTTACCTCATCATTGGAGATGGAAATAAAATAAGAGAGTTTACAACTATGAACCCTGGGACTGGCGAAGGAGGCAGGACTGAGATAGGCAATAATAATCTAATTATGGCTTATGCACATATTGCACATGATTGCATAGTAGGAAACAATGTTATTATAGCTAATGTCGGGACTCTAGCGGGACATGTTGAGATAGAAGACGGCGCAATATTGGGTGGTCTTGCTGCAATACATCAGTTTGTCAAAGTGGGAAGATTAGCAATCATAGGGGGAGGTTCTAAGGTTACTCAAGATATACCGCCTTTCTCTATGTGTGACGGTCATCCTGCTAAAGTCAGAGGTTTAAATCTTGAAGGTCTTAAAAGGGCAGGGTACAGCGCTGAGGATCGGATGATTTTAAAAAAGGCTTTTAAAGTTCTATTTCTATCTAAGCACCCCCTGTCGAATGCTATGGAGATTGTTTCTAAAGAGTATAAAAACAAAGAGATAGATTCTCTGCTTAATTTTATGGCTAAATCAAAAAGAGGTATATGCAGATAG
- the rpsF gene encoding 30S ribosomal protein S6: protein MKKYEIMLILNPDMSETDVDSQISKIKDSVAKLKGKVVQLDIWQRRRLAYSIEKFQEGIYLLGNFEMPEEIVKVLSGDWKLNPNILRSMILKKEKEKEIVDAQSK from the coding sequence ATGAAAAAATATGAGATAATGCTTATCTTAAATCCGGATATGAGTGAGACGGATGTAGATTCTCAGATAAGCAAGATTAAGGATTCTGTGGCTAAATTAAAGGGCAAAGTTGTTCAGCTGGATATCTGGCAGAGGCGGCGGCTTGCCTATTCCATAGAAAAGTTTCAAGAGGGAATCTATCTGCTGGGAAATTTTGAGATGCCCGAGGAGATAGTGAAGGTTCTATCCGGAGATTGGAAGTTAAATCCAAACATATTAAGATCCATGATTTTAAAGAAAGAGAAAGAGAAGGAGATTGTAGATGCCCAGTCTAAATAG
- the ssb gene encoding single-stranded DNA-binding protein: MPSLNRVFLIGNLTRDPEIRYTPSGTSVVSFGLAVNRVFKSQTGEKKEETCFVRVVTFGKQAESCNQYISKGKLVFIEGRLQYKNWEHEGKKYNALDVIADRVQFLTRAKEDGAALSDFEEGSVPGDISSEEAGAVDQGEVPF, translated from the coding sequence ATGCCCAGTCTAAATAGAGTATTTTTAATTGGTAATTTGACTCGTGATCCAGAGATTCGCTATACACCTTCGGGTACTTCTGTTGTCAGTTTTGGCTTAGCTGTAAATAGGGTCTTTAAGTCTCAGACAGGCGAGAAGAAGGAGGAGACCTGCTTTGTTAGAGTAGTGACTTTCGGAAAACAGGCTGAATCTTGTAATCAATATATTTCTAAAGGTAAGCTCGTATTTATAGAAGGCAGATTACAGTATAAAAACTGGGAACATGAAGGTAAAAAATATAACGCTTTAGATGTTATAGCTGATAGAGTTCAGTTTTTGACCAGGGCTAAAGAAGATGGAGCTGCTTTATCTGATTTTGAGGAAGGTTCTGTCCCAGGAGATATTTCTTCAGAAGAAGCAGGAGCTGTCGATCAGGGCGAGGTGCCGTTTTGA
- the rplI gene encoding 50S ribosomal protein L9, which produces MKVILLEDYEDLGLKFDLVNVKNGYARNFLIPQGIVRQATAGVLKELELKLTAAGKKKGRETKRLEELRGKLSEVSLTIGVKAGEEEKMYGAITNIDIAKALKGEGFEIDRHTIDLDEPIKELGVYHVSISLRSDIIAKVKVWVVKE; this is translated from the coding sequence ATGAAAGTAATTCTACTAGAAGATTATGAAGATTTAGGTTTAAAATTTGATTTGGTCAATGTTAAGAATGGTTATGCCCGTAATTTTCTAATTCCTCAAGGCATTGTCCGTCAAGCAACTGCTGGAGTTTTAAAAGAGCTGGAACTTAAGTTAACTGCTGCAGGGAAGAAGAAAGGCAGAGAGACGAAGAGACTGGAAGAGCTAAGAGGTAAGTTGTCTGAGGTATCACTTACAATAGGCGTTAAGGCTGGCGAAGAAGAGAAAATGTATGGAGCCATTACAAATATCGATATTGCTAAAGCATTAAAAGGTGAAGGGTTTGAGATAGACAGACATACGATAGATTTAGATGAGCCAATAAAAGAGCTAGGCGTTTATCATGTATCTATAAGTTTACGCTCCGATATTATAGCCAAGGTCAAAGTTTGGGTCGTTAAAGAATAA
- the pth gene encoding aminoacyl-tRNA hydrolase, protein MLLISGLGNPGLEYKDTLHNLGFMVLDELAARHGLKFRKNKCGAKIVIMAQPYCEEEKPKPSIFNNVLRFKKTGSQTRVVLAKPYMYMNLSGKSIACLKDKYGIKSNNIVIISDDLNLERGQIRIRAKGGSGGHKGLESIIDEIGTESFIRFRVGIGEASNGERAEEYLLSPIAKEEKSEYADIVANVVDAIEFYLKEGIEKTMSIYNFRNVI, encoded by the coding sequence ATGCTTTTAATCTCTGGGCTTGGCAATCCTGGGTTAGAGTACAAAGATACCTTGCACAATCTTGGTTTCATGGTTCTAGATGAGTTAGCAGCCAGGCATGGTTTAAAATTCAGAAAGAACAAGTGCGGAGCCAAGATAGTTATCATGGCTCAACCTTATTGTGAAGAAGAGAAGCCCAAACCCAGCATTTTTAATAATGTTTTAAGATTTAAAAAGACAGGATCTCAGACAAGAGTAGTCTTAGCTAAGCCTTATATGTATATGAATCTAAGCGGCAAGTCAATAGCCTGCCTCAAAGATAAATATGGCATTAAAAGTAATAATATAGTTATCATATCTGACGATCTGAACTTAGAGCGGGGTCAGATAAGGATTAGAGCAAAAGGTGGTTCTGGGGGACATAAGGGGTTAGAGTCTATAATTGATGAGATTGGAACTGAGAGCTTTATACGCTTTAGGGTAGGCATTGGAGAGGCCTCTAATGGAGAGAGAGCAGAGGAATACCTCTTAAGTCCAATAGCCAAAGAAGAGAAGTCAGAGTATGCTGATATAGTAGCTAATGTTGTCGATGCCATAGAGTTTTATCTAAAGGAGGGCATTGAAAAAACAATGTCAATCTATAATTTTAGAAACGTAATTTGA
- the rpsR gene encoding 30S ribosomal protein S18, with protein sequence MKSKTKKKFPLKDLKRKKKYCRFCAKNIEDINYKDVDLLQNFLADRSRMRTRNSSGNCAKHQRKVSSAIKNARIMALLPFVSE encoded by the coding sequence ATGAAGAGTAAGACAAAAAAAAAGTTTCCGCTTAAGGATTTAAAGAGAAAGAAGAAGTATTGTAGGTTTTGTGCGAAAAATATCGAAGATATAAATTATAAGGATGTTGATCTTCTGCAAAATTTTCTTGCCGATAGAAGTAGGATGAGGACTAGAAATTCTAGCGGTAATTGTGCAAAACATCAAAGGAAAGTATCAAGTGCTATTAAAAATGCCAGAATTATGGCTCTACTACCGTTTGTTTCTGAATAA